DNA sequence from the Paenibacillus azoreducens genome:
TCGGGAAAATCTCCTTCACGTCGCGGTTTACCTTTTGAATCAGATCGGCTTTGAACCAAGGATTATCCGTTTGAGCTACGAACAAGCCGTCATCCTTCAGCGCTTCATAAATGCCTTGATAAAAACCGCGCTCGAACAAAGGCGCAGCAGGGCCTACAGGCTCGGTGGAATCCACCATGATCACGTCATATTCGTTTTTATGCTCGTGAATATGCATGAAGCCGTCATTCACATGCACCTCAACGCGCGGATCTTCAAGCTTGCCCGCGATCGATGGGAGATATTTTTTCGAATATTCGATGACCTTGCCGTCGATGTCGACCAGCACCGCCTTTTCCACTTCGGGATGCTTGATAATTTCACGGATGACGCCGCCGTCTCCGCCGCCGACCACAAGCACATGCTTGGGGCTTGGATGCGTGTTGAGCACAGGATGCGCCACCATTTCATGATAAACGAACTCGTCCTTTTCGGTGGTCATGACCATGCCGTCCAATAAAAGCATATTTCCAAATTCTTCAGTCTCCACCATTGCCAGATCCTGAAAATCCGTTTTTTCGTTTACATAGGTTTGTTTGATTTTAGCCGTAATCCCGAAAGCGGGGGTCTGCTTCTCCGTGAACCACAATTCCATCGTTATTACCTTCTTTCCGCTAGAATAGAGGGGATTTTGTTCAGTTGTTCCTTATTCCCGGATGATTCCGGCTGGGCTGAATCCCCGCTTTAGAAAACCGCCTTTTTTGCACAGCCTGTTTTCCATGAATTTCATGAGGGGAAAAGTGTTTCCTTGGATAAAAAATTGAATATTTAACCTCTAGAAATCAAACTTTCCGCCTGGCTTTCTTCTTCGAACATTCGGCATGCTAAATGCGGTCTGTCTTCTTAGAAAGGACGTCGATAAGACGTTTTTCTTATTGTACCAAACTATGGATGCTTAACACATCTTTTGCATTATACGCGATTGGGGAAATGGATGTAAAGAATGTCTATCCATAAACATTTATTACCAATACAGCCTTAATTCAGATTTAGTTTTTTTGATTTTATGATAACCAGTTGAAACCACCTTTCCCTCTCTTTTTGCATTTGTTCAACAAGCTTCCGTCCCTGTCAAACCACTGCTTTCACAAGTTCCCATCCCGCTTTCCTCCATGCTTGGCCGAGCAAAATGAATATCCCGTCCGCTCCTTTCCCATAATGAATGTATATAAATGGAAGGGAAGAAACGCCGTGCCGCAGTCACATAACTCGAAGCCCCGACGAAAAAGCCGGTTGGCCGCGTTGATCAAGCTGATTTTGGCCTCCATAATGGCCGTTGTTCTCGCTTTAGGCATCTTGTTAGGGTTTCTATACAATAAAAGTCTTCCCGTCGCTGACACCGACCGCAATTCCCGTCTGCTGGACAGCCAGGGCGGCATCGTCGCCACTTTCTCGGCAAGCGGCCGCAGATACGAGCCCGTGCAGCTCAATCAGATTTCGCCGCTGCTCGTTCAAGCAACGCTTGCTGTCGAGGACCGGAAATTTTATGACCATATCGGGTTCGATCTTAAGGGAATGGGCCGGGCCATTCTTGTGAATTTGAAGGAAATGGAACGGGCGCAAGGTGCCAGTACGCTAACCCAGCAGCTGGCGCGCAATCTGTATTTATCCCATGCCAAAACATGGACCCGTAAAATAAAAGAAGCCATGTATACCGCCCAGTTGGAGATGAAATACAGTAAAGACGAGATACTGCAGATGTATCTGAATGAAATTTATTACGGTCACGGTGCTTATGGCATCGAAGCCGCTTCGCTGATGTATTTTGGCAAACATGCCTCCGAGCTTGATTTGGCGGAAAGCGCAATGCTGGCGGGGATACCGAAGGGACCGACCTATTATTCACCGTACAACCATATGGATCATGCCAAGAAACGCCAAAGAACCGTCCTTGGCACCATGGTTGAAAACGGCGATATTACGCAGCGGGAAGCGGACATGGCCGCGGCCAAGGAGCTGCATCTCAAGCCTCAAGGCGGGCTGCAGGCCCGCATGGCGGCCCCCTATTTCCGCGACTATGTCAAACACCTGGTCACCAGCCAGCTTGGCATTAGCGAGGAGCTTTTGGATCACGGCGGGCTGAATATCTACACGACGCTTGATCCCGAAACGCAAGCCGCGGCAGAGGAGTCTGTCGCCCAGGGCATGGACCCGCAAAGCGAGCTGGAGACGGCGCTCGTCTCCATCGATCCCCGTACGGGCTATATCAAAGCGATGGTAGGAGGCAAAAATTATAAAACCAATCAGTTTAATCATGTGTTCGCCACAACGCGCCAACCCGGCTCGACTTTTAAGCCGATCATGTATTTGACGGCTTTGTCTTCGAAAACCATGTCGAGTCTGAGTACGTTCAACAGCGAACCAACCCTGTTTCGCTATGACAATAACCGGAAGACATACCAACCCAGCAACTTCGGCGGAAAATATTTAGGCGAGATCAATATGCAGGAGGCGATTGCGGCCTCGGATAATATTTATGCCGTTAATACGCTCCTGAAAGTGGGAACAGGCAATGTGATCGCAATGGCCAAAAAGCTTGGTATCGAAAGCCCGCTCAAACCCGTCCCTTCGCTTGCGCTTGGCACCTCGCCAATCAGCCCGTTCGAAATGGCCTCGGCTTTTGCCGTGATCAGCAACGGCGGCAAACGGATGCCGCCCGTCGCGGTAATTAAAATCACGGACGCCGCCGGCGAGGTGCTGTACCAGGCTCCCGAATCGAACGGCGAGCAGGTGGTGGATCCCGCTTCAGCCTATGTGCTGACCCATCTTATGGAGAGCGTATTCCAATCCGGGGGAACCGGAAGCCGCGTCTCTACGATGATCAAACGGCCTGTCGCCGGGAAAACCGGCACGACCGAAACCGATGGTTGGATGGTCGGCTACACGCCGGAGTTAGCCACAGCAGTCTGGGTGGGTTATGACAAAGGCCGGAACATCACTACGCTTGACGGACACCGCGCCGCTCCGATTTTTGCCCGGTTTACCGAAAAAGCGCTTGAACATGCGCCTCCACGGATTTTCGCCATCCCCAGCGGGGTTGTTACGGTATATATCGATCAGGAAACCGGCAAATTGGCAACCACAGATTGTCCAGACAAAAAACTCCAAGTATTCGTCGCAGGCACAGAGCCGACAGAGTACTGCCCGACTCACGTGGGAGAACACAGCAATTCAAACAATAAGTCCGAAAACACCGTGAAGCATTCATGGTGGGACTCCTTCAAACGTTGGCTGACAAGATAAAGGATTATAGGGGGCCTCCTCTGACGGCATGCAAATGACCTAGAGGAAGGCCTTTTTTACATATCAGAATTTCCGGGGTCCCCGCAAAGTAATCGGAATAAGCTTCGAAGTCGACACGTCACTTTGTGGGGTTATTTTATCTGGACCCCGCCCATTTCCGCGTGATACATTAGGGATGCATTCAAGAAGCGTATCAGAATATGTTCGGCTTTTCTTATCAAAAGCGGACTTTTTAAACAACCTCATAAAGGAGTTTTTGAATGGTTAGAAAAATGCTGTGGAGCCTGGGCGGTATTCTGCTGGCGGCCGTGCTGCTCGTCGGCGGCTTTTTGCTGTACGTGACTTTGACCGACTACAAACCGAAGCCAACCGAACCGGTTGCGGTCGCAAATAATCCGGAACGGATGTTAAAATCGGGAGACCCTTTTACGATCACCACCTTTAACATCGGGTACGCCGGACTGGATCAGAATGAAGATTTCTTCATGGATGGCGGGACTCATTCCCGTTCAAGCAGCAAGGAGCAAACCCTGACGAATCTGAACGGTATCGGAAGCTTTTTAACCAACATGAACTCAGGCATCATTTTGATCCAAGAGGTTGATGTCAAATCGTCGCGTAGCTATGACGTGAACGAGGTTGACGCGCTGCAGGCCGTTCTGCCGGATTACGGTCTTTCCTATGCGGATAATTACAAGGTGCCGTGGGTGCCTGTACCACTGCTTCATCCCATGGGCCATGTCCACGGCGGAATCATGACGCTTTCCAAATACAAAAGCACTGCTGCCACAAGGTTTGACCTGCCCGGCAAAGAAAAGTGGCCCCGTCAGCAATTTGATTTGGACCGCGCCTTCATCGAAAACCGGATTCCCGTGGAAAACGGCAAAGAGCTTGTCCTCGTCAATCTCCACCTGTCGGCATTTGATAAAGGCGGAAGCATCCGCAAACAGCAGCTGCAGTTTTTGGGAGAATATATAGCGCAGGAAGCGAAGAAGGGAAACTACCTTATCCTGGGCGGGGATTGGAACCACTCGCTGCCCGGTACCGATCCCAAGGCATTCCAAACGACTCAGGATTGGCCGGAGTGGCTGCAGCCTTTCCCCGAGAGCTTCAAGCCGAAGGGCTTTGAGTGGGCGGTGGATAAAAACACGCCTTCGGTTCGGACAGTGGATGTCCCATATCGGGAAGGCGTGAATTTCCGGGCTGTCATCGATGGATTTTTAGTCTCGCCGAACGTGGAGATCGTCAAGGTTAAGGGGCATGATTTAAAGCATGAATTCAGCGACCATAATCCGGTAACTGCCGAATTCCGGCTTAAATAAGCCTCCGCATGCAGCACGGCAGAAGCACAATAAACGATCCACAATCTCAACAAAATAATCCCACAAAGAGTATCGGAAAGAAGTAAGGGCGCCTCTCAAAGAGGGGCGCTTTTGCGGAGCAAAAGTACGGAGTGAAGCCTTTGCTCCGATGCTTATTCCAAATGCTTGCGGGAACCCCAAAAAATTTATAACCTCTAAAAAGGGTCTGCCCTGCTTTGCCTAACCACAGCAAACTACCCGGCAGACCCTCTTCTATTTCTTTGTACGGCAGAAACTGCAATTACGCTTCGAGAGCCTGCTTCAGTTCTTCAGGGGATCTTTCCCACCATTCTTCGTTATGGGAAACGAGCAGGTCTTTAAGAAGCTTTTTCTCCTCGGAGCCGAGCTCATCCAGCATAAATTTGCGTTTTAGCGAGGCATCCATCCGGTTGACATGATCCGCGAGGATTTTCCAGCCCCGGCGCGCTTCCTCATCAATCCACATTTCACAGGCGGTTGCCCCGCCGTAGAATTGGCCTTCTTCATTACGGTCCACCGCTACCCATACAATCCACACCTGGCGTCCATTCGGCACATCTTCACGATTTCCGGAAAAACGGATCCGGCGTTCCGGCTTGCTCTTGGCATGCATGGCACCGATATCGATCACGGCTTCGCCACGGTCAATGATTACCGGCGAAATGTTGTTCAGGTCAATGGAACCCGCTCCAAACCCCATTTTATGTTTGCTTTTACCGCTCACGATATTCAGGGCAATCTGTTTCTTGCCTATCTGCTCCTTGTTTTCCATTTCCGTGTTCCTCCTATTAGAAAAACGTCTATCGAACGGCCCCCGCAAAAAAGCGCTTCTCGGCCGGGTGCGCTGTCCGAATAGGCGTCCTGCTCTTCATCATTTTTATTAGGGGCGATTAAGAAAATGGCTGCTCAATTTTCCTGATCGCGCCTTATTGAACAACTTAATTTTATTTTAACTAATAATCGCTGGAAAGCCAACATATACATGCTGTAGATGCTTGTCAACGGGAGGTATTCGTATATGGCACCAGCACGCGCCAAAATCGTCATTTCGTCGTTACTAGCCCTATGTCTCCTGCTAGCAGGGGCAAAGTGGCTCATCTCCAGGGATACACCGGAATCGCAGCCTTCCTACGCTCCGGATCAGGCCAAGCCTCCCAAGGTATCCACCCCAATGGTACAGGAAAGCGTACAGAAACCGACAGCCCAGATCCTCAGCAACCGGGTTGTGGAATACCATATTGACACCACGCTCGATCCTGAGAACCGCGTCATCAAAGGAACTCAGACTATGACATGGTCCCACCCCGGCAAAAAAACGGTAGGCGAGCTGTACTTCCATCTATATCCCAACGCCTTTTCATCAATGGACACCACTTTCATGAAAGAATCCGGAGGCAGACTCCGGGATGACAAAATGCCTACAGACGGCTTCGGTTCCATGACCATTACGGATATGAAAACTTCGGAAGGTCTTTCCCTCATGCACCGCATGCAGTATGTTCAGCCTGACGACGGAAACGTAAAGGACAAGACCCTGGTAAAAGTTCGGCTCCCCAAACCTGTCAAGGGTGGAGAGAGCATCACGCTCAGTATCCAGTTCGAAGTCAAATTGCCCAAAATCTTCGCCCGAATGGGCACTGCTGATGAGTTTGTCATGGCCGGACAGTGGTTTCCCAAAATCAGCGTTTACGAACCCGTAGGCCTGAGAGGCCGTACGACGGAAGGTTGGAATCTGCATCAATACCATGGCAACTCCGAATTTTACTCCGACTTTGGCATTTATAGCGTCCGAATTCATGTACCTGCCAACTACATTGTCGCAGGCACCGGTATTATGCAGTCCTCCCAAATCCGAAACAAGGAAAAAATCTATCAATTTTATGCGGATGATGTGCATGATTTCGCCTGGTCGGCATCGCCGAATTTTATTTATGCCGAAGAGCCGTTCTCCTCTGCCGAAGTGCCGGGCGTGAGAATCAAGCTTTATTTGGACCCTGTCCACAAGGACCTTAAGGAAAGATACTTTTTTGCCGCCAAATCCGCGTTGAAATACTTCAGCAAATGGTACGGAACTTATCCTTATTCGACATTGTCCATCGTCGTTCCGCCCGATTCCGGCAATGGCGCCGGCGGTATGGAGTACCCAACGCTGGTCACGGCCTTCGGAGCCAAAGATGAATCACCGGGTTATGATCTCGAGCGCACCGTCATTCATGAAATTGGACATCAATATTTTTACGGCATGATTGCAAGCAATGAATTTGAAGAAGCCTGGCTGGATGAAGGTTTTACCTCTTATGCCGAGGATAAGCTCATGGAGCAGGAATATGGCGTCATTCCGAATTTGCCTATACAAGCCTCCCTGATCTCATCCCCGATGTCTTTAACGCAGGAGGCATGGAAATACGGTTCGCAGGATCAATACGCCTTGAATGTTTATTATCGCGGCAAGCTGCTGCTGAAGGCGATGGAGCAGCAGGCCGGAAGCCAAACCATGAATAAAATTATGAGGACTTACGCCCAAAAGTTTCGGTTTAAGCATCCCGCCACGGCGGATTTTCAAAAAGTGGTCGAGCAGGTCACCCGCAAATCATGGCAAAACTTCTTCGACCAGTATATTTACGGCAAGCAGATGGCCGACTTCGCGGTCGATTCCATCTCAGTAAAGAAAAAAGAGGGCGAAGCCGGTCCGGTTTACGAATCCACAATCAAAATATTAAAAAAGGGCGGCGACTTCCCGGAAGTTCCGATCCGGTTTACCTTTACCGACGGCCATACCTTGAACAAGGTCTGGAACGGTTCGGGCGACAGCGCCGAATACAAGTTGGAATACAGCGCTCCGCTCGCCTGGGCGATGGTTGATCCTGATTACTCGATCGTGATCGAGAACAAGCATATCAACAACTATTTGAAGGCGGACATGGATAAAAAGGTGCTGATCCGCTGGAACGCTAGCATCACCAAGCTGATTGAGACTCTGCTTGGAAGTCTGTCCTGGTGAGGTGAGAACTGGTGAAAGCACATATTGCAAATGGCTGGAAAAGTCTAAAAAACCAATTTTATATCGTCATTCTTCTCTTTTTATACCAGCTGATCTGGGGATACTTCTTGTACCGCCTGGTTCATTCGGCCGTCACACCGCTGCTGATGCGATATCCCGATCCGCCGCCAAATGAAATAAGCCAACTGCTCTACTATATTGAGGGCAAAATGAGCCTCGCTACGAGCGGGAAGGTTCATATGTACCTTGGAATTCTGCTCCTCATGTTCCTCATCCGCCTGCTTCTGACGCCATTTATTCATGCCGGGATTTTCCATGGGCTGCATCGGGAACGCGAAGGCGAGATCGGTCTGTATTTCTTTCAGGGAATGAAACGCCATGGGAAAACCGTGCTTTTATTTCATCTGTTCGAATGGGCGCTCATGGCCGTCCCGGCTTACTGGATTGTACTCAAGGTGTATCGAACTATCCTGAGCGGTATGCCGATGGAAACCATAGCTCTGCAGCTTCTTCCATATATAGCGGCCTGGCTTTTATACAACTACATCATTCACCAATTGATCCTTTTCATGCAGTTCGGCAAAACCGGCGGCACGGGCCTGCTGGCTCCCCTGTGGTTATGCTTGCGCGGCGCGCTGCCCCTCATCGCTATTTCTGTTGTCCTTGGTATGATCAGTTTGCTCCTATTCGGTCTTTTTGCAGGCATTTCATTTTTCTGGTCCGGAATCATTGCTCTCATTTTGCTCCAAGGTCATCATCTGGTCAGCTGTACCATGAAAATTTGGGGCATTTCAGCTAAGTTTGATCTTTGGCATCATCAGGCACATAGGAGCTCAGAGGAATAAAAACTAGAATAAAGGTTAAATTTTTGTCATTACTTCAATCCCATGATAAAAGAAAAACCCCACCCTTTTTGTTAGAAAGGGGCGGGGTTTTGTCGGTTTTTATCGGTTCATGGATTTGCAAATACAGCAATCCTCTGTTAAAATAATCCGAGTAAGACTTAGTAACAAGTTTGTAATATTTGCTGTAACTTTTCAAATTCATTTCATTCATGCTGTAACGATTTTTCAACGAAAAGAAACCGAAAGAAGTCAATGGATAAAATAACGAGTTAACGATTTATAAGGTGCAACGATTAAAGGCCGAATTCCTTGGCACCGGGAAGCGGGGGAACCATTTATGGGTGAATTGATCTCGCAGTCGAGGGATCATAGGGGGCGACCTTCTACCGAATCCTTTAGCTAACTTCGCAGGCAACCGGAAGGGGTTTATTTTTTTGAAAAAGAAGTTTGCAGCAATTGCACTTGGCGTAACACTTATGTTTTCGATGGGAACCGGCAGCGCTTTTGCGAATTCATCATTAAACAGCGTTGTTCATAAGACCGTCGGCGTTTCATACAAAACTGGCGGATCAACCACTAAAGGATTTGATTGTTCCGGATTTACGCAATATGTATTGAAAAAAATGGGCGTTTCCGTTCCGCGCCAATCCAATGCCCAATTCAGAACTGGCACTCCCGTCTCCAAAAGCCAACTTCGCGCAGGAGATCTGGTATTTTTCAATACGACTGGCGGCGGCGTTTCCCATGTTGGTATCTATATTGGGAATGGAAGCTTTGCACATTCATCCTCTTCCAAAGGGGTTACGATCAGCAAGCTTAGCAACAGCTATTTCGCCAAACGCTACATAGGCGCAAAACGAGTTATGAGCAATGCCAAATATAAGGCAGCAGCCTTCAATTAAAATAACTTCATAAATGTTTACGATCTGGCCCGCAAACGGATGATTTTTGCCGAAATCACCTTGCGGGTTTCTTACTGTTTCGTGCTCATACTTATTAGACGAATGAGACGCGCAAAAGGTAACAGTTTTTCAAAAAAAACTTTTTGATAATTTTTTCCTGTCCATTTCCATTTACCCTGTTTATCCAACAAATAAACATCTTTTCCTATTATATGTTCTATAAATCCGCCCTTTCTTATGAAAAAAACTAATTTTTTTTGAATCTTTGTGGTAGAAACAATTGCCAAAGTGGTGTTCCTTTGTTACAATAAGTCCAGTGAGTTAGTAACAACTTTGTAATCTTTATAAAATCGTTTGTAACCAAGGACGTTTCCTGAATTATATAGTGTAAAGCATATGCCGAATTCTCTCACACTAGGGAAGCGGGGGAACCATTTATGGGTGAATTGATCTTGCATCAGAGGGATCATAGGGGACCTTCTACCGAATCCTTAAGCTAACCTCGCAGGCACCGGAAGGAGTATATTTGTTTGAAGAAGAAACTTGCAGCAGCTGTCATGAGTTTTGCCATTGTCTTCACTGTCGGGGCCGGAAGCGCTTTCGCGGACTCCAAAATGGACAAAGTCATCGATGATGTTCTAGGTACAAAGTACAGAACCGGCGGCACGACTACTAGCGGTTTTGACTGCTCCGGATTCACCATGTATGTCTACAAACATCTCGGCATTAATTTGCCTCATCAATCCGGATCGCAATTCAGTATGGGCACTTCTGTTTCCCGCAGCGACCTCAGAGCGGGAGATCTGGTATTCTTCAATACCTCCGGCGCTGGCATTTCCCATGTCGGAATCTATATGGGCGACGGAAAGTTTGCACATGCCTCTACTTCACGTGGTGTAGTTGTAAGTTCGCTTAGTGAAAGCTATTACGTTGATCGCTACGTCGGCGCTAAACGAGTCATGAGCACGGATACATATGAATCCACTGCTATTGATTCCCCGGATAACGATGACGTACAATAATTCCAATTAGTTGCTACACGGTTGTACGAAAGGCCCGTAACGAGATTTTTGCCGAAATCTCAGTACGGGCCTTTCGTACATGGAGCGGGCTTCCCCTTCCATGTGTACCGTGAATGTCCTTCATAGGAATAGTTTTTTAAGAATGTTCAAATCCTATGAATCAACGCACTTTCGCAAGGAATGAGGTCGTAAGCCATGAGCGTTGCCAAAAAAATTTTTATGGTCATCCCGATGATGCGGGAACATGCCGAAGTTTGCAGCAACTGGAAATATGAGCCTCCATACGACCGAATTTACAGCTGGCTTCCCTGGGAGCAGATGGAGGCGCTCGGCATTGAATTTGGGGATCCTGATATACGGGAACGCCAATATGTATCGATTATGGACGCTGAAGGCATCCTGTGCGGGTTTGCCCAGCTTTTCCCGATGGTCAATGTTATTCGGCTTGGAGTCGGCTTACGGCCTGATTTATGCAATTTGGGAATGGGTAAGAGCTTCTTGGAGGCCATCGTCGCGGAAGCCAAAAAGCGATATCCGGAACTGCCTGTTGATCTGGAGGTGCAGGAATGGAATCAACGCGCAATCCGCGCATATTTAAAAGCGGGCTTCGAGATTACCGACACCTACGAAAAATGGACGCCTGAAGGCCTCGAACGCTTACACTGCATGGTCTATCGGGAACATTAAAAACGTCAATGATAAATGGTACAAAATTGTGTATTTTTGGTGGCTTTTTCTCTGCTTTTCGTTTGATTTTTTGTCACAAACTATTTGATGTACAAGCTTGTTCCGTTATAATGAAGAAATGAGAGGACTGTCAGTATACATAGAAAGGACGAAAACGGATGCAAAAATGGATCATGAGCGGTTTGATAACAATCGCATGCGTATTTGCCATTGTGCTTATATTTACGCTGCCTGGCAAGGAAGAAGTAGCTGAACAAAATAAACCACCAGCCATGCCTGAAGTAACCATGGACGCAGCGGCGGCTGAAGCTACACTCAAAGCCCAAGGCTGCATTAGCTGCCATGGTGACCAGCTGCAGGGAGGCGCCGGACCTAATCTGCAA
Encoded proteins:
- a CDS encoding YwhD family protein, with protein sequence MENKEQIGKKQIALNIVSGKSKHKMGFGAGSIDLNNISPVIIDRGEAVIDIGAMHAKSKPERRIRFSGNREDVPNGRQVWIVWVAVDRNEEGQFYGGATACEMWIDEEARRGWKILADHVNRMDASLKRKFMLDELGSEEKKLLKDLLVSHNEEWWERSPEELKQALEA
- a CDS encoding GNAT family N-acetyltransferase, with translation MSVAKKIFMVIPMMREHAEVCSNWKYEPPYDRIYSWLPWEQMEALGIEFGDPDIRERQYVSIMDAEGILCGFAQLFPMVNVIRLGVGLRPDLCNLGMGKSFLEAIVAEAKKRYPELPVDLEVQEWNQRAIRAYLKAGFEITDTYEKWTPEGLERLHCMVYREH
- a CDS encoding C40 family peptidase, whose amino-acid sequence is MKKKLAAAVMSFAIVFTVGAGSAFADSKMDKVIDDVLGTKYRTGGTTTSGFDCSGFTMYVYKHLGINLPHQSGSQFSMGTSVSRSDLRAGDLVFFNTSGAGISHVGIYMGDGKFAHASTSRGVVVSSLSESYYVDRYVGAKRVMSTDTYESTAIDSPDNDDVQ
- a CDS encoding C40 family peptidase encodes the protein MKKKFAAIALGVTLMFSMGTGSAFANSSLNSVVHKTVGVSYKTGGSTTKGFDCSGFTQYVLKKMGVSVPRQSNAQFRTGTPVSKSQLRAGDLVFFNTTGGGVSHVGIYIGNGSFAHSSSSKGVTISKLSNSYFAKRYIGAKRVMSNAKYKAAAFN
- the speE gene encoding polyamine aminopropyltransferase; its protein translation is MELWFTEKQTPAFGITAKIKQTYVNEKTDFQDLAMVETEEFGNMLLLDGMVMTTEKDEFVYHEMVAHPVLNTHPSPKHVLVVGGGDGGVIREIIKHPEVEKAVLVDIDGKVIEYSKKYLPSIAGKLEDPRVEVHVNDGFMHIHEHKNEYDVIMVDSTEPVGPAAPLFERGFYQGIYEALKDDGLFVAQTDNPWFKADLIQKVNRDVKEIFPIVRVYGANIPTYPSGLWTFTIGSKKHDPLEVNEADIPEMDTKYYTPRLHKAAFVLPKFVEDLTK
- a CDS encoding transglycosylase domain-containing protein gives rise to the protein MNVYKWKGRNAVPQSHNSKPRRKSRLAALIKLILASIMAVVLALGILLGFLYNKSLPVADTDRNSRLLDSQGGIVATFSASGRRYEPVQLNQISPLLVQATLAVEDRKFYDHIGFDLKGMGRAILVNLKEMERAQGASTLTQQLARNLYLSHAKTWTRKIKEAMYTAQLEMKYSKDEILQMYLNEIYYGHGAYGIEAASLMYFGKHASELDLAESAMLAGIPKGPTYYSPYNHMDHAKKRQRTVLGTMVENGDITQREADMAAAKELHLKPQGGLQARMAAPYFRDYVKHLVTSQLGISEELLDHGGLNIYTTLDPETQAAAEESVAQGMDPQSELETALVSIDPRTGYIKAMVGGKNYKTNQFNHVFATTRQPGSTFKPIMYLTALSSKTMSSLSTFNSEPTLFRYDNNRKTYQPSNFGGKYLGEINMQEAIAASDNIYAVNTLLKVGTGNVIAMAKKLGIESPLKPVPSLALGTSPISPFEMASAFAVISNGGKRMPPVAVIKITDAAGEVLYQAPESNGEQVVDPASAYVLTHLMESVFQSGGTGSRVSTMIKRPVAGKTGTTETDGWMVGYTPELATAVWVGYDKGRNITTLDGHRAAPIFARFTEKALEHAPPRIFAIPSGVVTVYIDQETGKLATTDCPDKKLQVFVAGTEPTEYCPTHVGEHSNSNNKSENTVKHSWWDSFKRWLTR
- a CDS encoding c-type cytochrome, whose translation is MQKWIMSGLITIACVFAIVLIFTLPGKEEVAEQNKPPAMPEVTMDAAAAEATLKAQGCISCHGDQLQGGAGPNLQKIGSQLSAEEIYKIITKGQGGMPSFKDKLKSEEIANVAQWLAAKK
- a CDS encoding endonuclease/exonuclease/phosphatase family protein — its product is MVRKMLWSLGGILLAAVLLVGGFLLYVTLTDYKPKPTEPVAVANNPERMLKSGDPFTITTFNIGYAGLDQNEDFFMDGGTHSRSSSKEQTLTNLNGIGSFLTNMNSGIILIQEVDVKSSRSYDVNEVDALQAVLPDYGLSYADNYKVPWVPVPLLHPMGHVHGGIMTLSKYKSTAATRFDLPGKEKWPRQQFDLDRAFIENRIPVENGKELVLVNLHLSAFDKGGSIRKQQLQFLGEYIAQEAKKGNYLILGGDWNHSLPGTDPKAFQTTQDWPEWLQPFPESFKPKGFEWAVDKNTPSVRTVDVPYREGVNFRAVIDGFLVSPNVEIVKVKGHDLKHEFSDHNPVTAEFRLK
- a CDS encoding M1 family metallopeptidase, producing the protein MAPARAKIVISSLLALCLLLAGAKWLISRDTPESQPSYAPDQAKPPKVSTPMVQESVQKPTAQILSNRVVEYHIDTTLDPENRVIKGTQTMTWSHPGKKTVGELYFHLYPNAFSSMDTTFMKESGGRLRDDKMPTDGFGSMTITDMKTSEGLSLMHRMQYVQPDDGNVKDKTLVKVRLPKPVKGGESITLSIQFEVKLPKIFARMGTADEFVMAGQWFPKISVYEPVGLRGRTTEGWNLHQYHGNSEFYSDFGIYSVRIHVPANYIVAGTGIMQSSQIRNKEKIYQFYADDVHDFAWSASPNFIYAEEPFSSAEVPGVRIKLYLDPVHKDLKERYFFAAKSALKYFSKWYGTYPYSTLSIVVPPDSGNGAGGMEYPTLVTAFGAKDESPGYDLERTVIHEIGHQYFYGMIASNEFEEAWLDEGFTSYAEDKLMEQEYGVIPNLPIQASLISSPMSLTQEAWKYGSQDQYALNVYYRGKLLLKAMEQQAGSQTMNKIMRTYAQKFRFKHPATADFQKVVEQVTRKSWQNFFDQYIYGKQMADFAVDSISVKKKEGEAGPVYESTIKILKKGGDFPEVPIRFTFTDGHTLNKVWNGSGDSAEYKLEYSAPLAWAMVDPDYSIVIENKHINNYLKADMDKKVLIRWNASITKLIETLLGSLSW